From Arachis stenosperma cultivar V10309 chromosome 2, arast.V10309.gnm1.PFL2, whole genome shotgun sequence, one genomic window encodes:
- the LOC130957830 gene encoding uncharacterized protein LOC130957830 isoform X2 encodes MGKSDEEHHQPLPPGAAAAEDPRPNVAVGGSFSFSLRCLLVLLFSAAVFLSALFFLPPFANFSDQKDPLSHSQYKGHDIVARFFLEKPASLLEDNTVQLANDIFEEIGVPSTKVVILSLDPFPGSNTTKVVFAVDPDRKYSEMSSATLSLIRALFKSLVIRQSFLQLTPSLFGKPSFFEVLKFKGGITIIPEQKVFPLQHVQPLFNFTLYFSIYQIQSSFDRLTSQLKSGLRLASDENVYVVLSNSEGSTIAAPTIVQASVLLEYGITPSKERLKQLAQTITGPRADNLGLNNTQFGRVKQVQLSSILQHSLNGSRGSGSIQSPSSAPGPMPHTHHHHHHHHHHHQLHNDHLSAHLSPASSPTPAPAPAPASASTEGATPPEVGSPAASVPAIGRSYHAQPPSCQPVYKKRSTRKALKRSHVTPAVAPTASPHYPVESPKQRVESPAYISHSVPAESPIPNVAFAHAESPPPKNEPAAAHSDTYSTGPSPSSCYLGTVNWASLMFVLLVLHV; translated from the exons ATGGGAAAGTCCGACGAAGAGCACCACCAACCTTTGCCTCCCGGCGCCGCCGCCGCGGAAGATCCGAGGCCCAATGTGGCTGTCGGCGGTTCCTTTTCTTTTAGTCTTAGATGCCTTCTCGTCTTGCTCTTCTCCGCCGCCGTGTTCCTGTCGGCTCTATTCTTCTTGCCACCGTTCGCTAACTTCTCAGATCAGAAGGATCCACTTTCCCATTCACAGTATAAAG GTCATGATATTGTTGCAAGATTTTTCCTTGAGAAGCCAGCTTCTTTGTTAGAAGACAACACCGTGCAGCTTGCAAATGACATTTTTGAAGAGATTGGAGTTCCCTCTACCAAA GTGGTCATCTTGTCTCTAGATCCCTTCCCAGGATCAAACACAACAAAAGTGGTATTTGCAGTTGATCCTGATCGTAAATATTCTGAAATGTCCTCAGCTACCCTCAGTTTGATTAGGGCATTATTTAAATCTCTGGTTATCCGCCAATCGTTCCTCCAACTTACTCCATCCTTGTTTGGAAAACCCTCCTTTTTTGAGGTGCTAAAATTTAAGGGAGGAATCACTATAATTCCGGAACAGAAGGTGTTTCCTCTGCAGCACGTGCAACCTCTATTCAactttactttatatttctctaTTTATCAAATACAATCTAGTTTTGATAGGCTGACAAGTCAGCTAAAGTCTGGATTACGTTTGGCATCTGATGAG AATGTGTATGTCGTCTTATCAAATTCTGAAGGTTCAACAATAGCTGCTCCTACAATTGTTCAGGCGTCTGTCTTACTTGAATATGGAATTACTCCATCAAAGGAGAGACTAAAGCAACTAGCCCAAACCATTACCGGACCCCGTGCAGATAACCTCGGCTTGAATAACACTCAATTTGGCAGGGTTAAGCAGGTCCAACTTTCCTCCATCTTGCAACATTCTCTTAATGGCAGTAGGGGTAGTGGCTCTATCCAGTCGCCCTCTTCTGCTCCTGGTCCTATGCCTCATACacaccaccaccatcatcaccaccaccatcaccatcaGCTTCATAATGATCACCTCAGTGCTCATCTATCCCCTGCAAGTTCACCTACACCTGCACCTGCACCTGCACCTGCATCTGCATCTACAGAAGGTGCAACTCCACCTGAAGTTGGTTCTCCTGCTGCAAGTGTGCCTGCAATAGGTAGAAGCTATCATGCTCAGCCTCCTAGTTGTCAACCTGTGTATAAGAAGAGGTCTACTCGGAAAGCTTTGAAACGTAGTCATGTAACTCCTGCAGTTGCTCCTACTGCTTCTCCACACTATCCTGTTGAATCACCAAAACAACGAGTTGAATCCCCAGCATACATCTCTCATTCAGTTCCTGCTGAGAGTCCTATACCAAATGTAGCTTTTGCACATGCTGAGTCGCCCCCACCTAAGAATGAACCAGCTGCAGCTCATTCCGACACATATTCAACTGGGCCATCACCATCTTCAT GCTATCTTGGGACTGTTAATTGGGCATCCTTAATGTTTGTACTACTTGTATTACATGTATAA
- the LOC130957830 gene encoding uncharacterized protein LOC130957830 isoform X1 yields the protein MGKSDEEHHQPLPPGAAAAEDPRPNVAVGGSFSFSLRCLLVLLFSAAVFLSALFFLPPFANFSDQKDPLSHSQYKGHDIVARFFLEKPASLLEDNTVQLANDIFEEIGVPSTKVVILSLDPFPGSNTTKVVFAVDPDRKYSEMSSATLSLIRALFKSLVIRQSFLQLTPSLFGKPSFFEVLKFKGGITIIPEQKVFPLQHVQPLFNFTLYFSIYQIQSSFDRLTSQLKSGLRLASDENVYVVLSNSEGSTIAAPTIVQASVLLEYGITPSKERLKQLAQTITGPRADNLGLNNTQFGRVKQVQLSSILQHSLNGSRGSGSIQSPSSAPGPMPHTHHHHHHHHHHHQLHNDHLSAHLSPASSPTPAPAPAPASASTEGATPPEVGSPAASVPAIGRSYHAQPPSCQPVYKKRSTRKALKRSHVTPAVAPTASPHYPVESPKQRVESPAYISHSVPAESPIPNVAFAHAESPPPKNEPAAAHSDTYSTGPSPSSSSAGYLGTVNWASLMFVLLVLHV from the exons ATGGGAAAGTCCGACGAAGAGCACCACCAACCTTTGCCTCCCGGCGCCGCCGCCGCGGAAGATCCGAGGCCCAATGTGGCTGTCGGCGGTTCCTTTTCTTTTAGTCTTAGATGCCTTCTCGTCTTGCTCTTCTCCGCCGCCGTGTTCCTGTCGGCTCTATTCTTCTTGCCACCGTTCGCTAACTTCTCAGATCAGAAGGATCCACTTTCCCATTCACAGTATAAAG GTCATGATATTGTTGCAAGATTTTTCCTTGAGAAGCCAGCTTCTTTGTTAGAAGACAACACCGTGCAGCTTGCAAATGACATTTTTGAAGAGATTGGAGTTCCCTCTACCAAA GTGGTCATCTTGTCTCTAGATCCCTTCCCAGGATCAAACACAACAAAAGTGGTATTTGCAGTTGATCCTGATCGTAAATATTCTGAAATGTCCTCAGCTACCCTCAGTTTGATTAGGGCATTATTTAAATCTCTGGTTATCCGCCAATCGTTCCTCCAACTTACTCCATCCTTGTTTGGAAAACCCTCCTTTTTTGAGGTGCTAAAATTTAAGGGAGGAATCACTATAATTCCGGAACAGAAGGTGTTTCCTCTGCAGCACGTGCAACCTCTATTCAactttactttatatttctctaTTTATCAAATACAATCTAGTTTTGATAGGCTGACAAGTCAGCTAAAGTCTGGATTACGTTTGGCATCTGATGAG AATGTGTATGTCGTCTTATCAAATTCTGAAGGTTCAACAATAGCTGCTCCTACAATTGTTCAGGCGTCTGTCTTACTTGAATATGGAATTACTCCATCAAAGGAGAGACTAAAGCAACTAGCCCAAACCATTACCGGACCCCGTGCAGATAACCTCGGCTTGAATAACACTCAATTTGGCAGGGTTAAGCAGGTCCAACTTTCCTCCATCTTGCAACATTCTCTTAATGGCAGTAGGGGTAGTGGCTCTATCCAGTCGCCCTCTTCTGCTCCTGGTCCTATGCCTCATACacaccaccaccatcatcaccaccaccatcaccatcaGCTTCATAATGATCACCTCAGTGCTCATCTATCCCCTGCAAGTTCACCTACACCTGCACCTGCACCTGCACCTGCATCTGCATCTACAGAAGGTGCAACTCCACCTGAAGTTGGTTCTCCTGCTGCAAGTGTGCCTGCAATAGGTAGAAGCTATCATGCTCAGCCTCCTAGTTGTCAACCTGTGTATAAGAAGAGGTCTACTCGGAAAGCTTTGAAACGTAGTCATGTAACTCCTGCAGTTGCTCCTACTGCTTCTCCACACTATCCTGTTGAATCACCAAAACAACGAGTTGAATCCCCAGCATACATCTCTCATTCAGTTCCTGCTGAGAGTCCTATACCAAATGTAGCTTTTGCACATGCTGAGTCGCCCCCACCTAAGAATGAACCAGCTGCAGCTCATTCCGACACATATTCAACTGGGCCATCACCATCTTCAT CTTCTGCAGGCTATCTTGGGACTGTTAATTGGGCATCCTTAATGTTTGTACTACTTGTATTACATGTATAA
- the LOC130962922 gene encoding uncharacterized protein LOC130962922 yields the protein MRVLPTIGIGRAIKTKKLHPRYIGPFEILRRFWLVAYQVALSPHLSNLHDVFHVSQFRKYTSDAAYVLEPESVELRENLTFQVTLVCINDTSVKKLRGKEVSLVKVAWKRAGVEEHTWDLESEMRKDYPELFSGNH from the coding sequence ATGAGGGTTCTTCCAACAATTGGGATCGGAAGAGCAATCAAAACAAAGAAGTTGCATCCGAGGTATATAGGACCGTTTGAGATTCTGAGGCGATTCTGGCTGGTGGCGTATCAAGTAGCTTTGTCGCCTCACTTGTCTAACTTGCATGACGTATTCCACGTGTCACAATTCCGTAAATACACGTCGGATGCGGCTTATGTGTTAGAGCCTGAGTCAGTCGAGTTGAGGGAGAACTTGACATTTCAAGTCACGCTAGTGTGTATTAACGACACTAGTGTGAAGAAACTGAGAGGAAAGGAAGTTTCATTAGTTAAAGTTGCTTGGAAGCGGGCAGGAGTTGAAGAACATACTTGGGATTTGGAGTCCGAGATGCGGAAGGATTACCCCGAGCTATTCTCAGGTAATCACTAA